The Faecalibaculum rodentium genome segment ATCCAGGTCACGGTGCTGCCTTTGCCGTTGGTGCCGGCGACCTGGATGGCGGGGATTTTCAGAGTTTCCGGAATATGCTGCTCCATCAGCTTTCGCAGCTGTCCTGGAGGGCGGTTTATGCCGATGCGGGATTCCAGGGCTGCGATTTTTTCGCTCAGTGTCATGGTTCCATTATAGTCAGGTCCGTATAATGGGGCTATGACGATCACAAACAACAGCTGGGATGCACTGATCCAGCGGGAGAAGGAAAAGGAGTATCTGAATGACCTGGACTGGGCTTTGGCCCGGGAATACAAGACGAAGAAGATCTATCCGCCGAAGGAGCAGATTTTCGAGGCGCTCAAGAAGACCCCGAAGGAGAATGTGAAGGTGGTGATCCTTGGGCAGGATCCCTATCATGGTGAGGGCCAGGCGCATGGGATGGCGTTTTCGGTGAATCACGGGGTGAAGATCCCGCCTTCCCTGCGGAATATGTACAAGGAGCTGGAGAATGAATACCAGGTGCCGTTCTCGAGAGACGGCAACCTGGAGGACTGGGCGAAGGACGGGGTGCTGCTTCTGAACCCGATCCTGACGGTGGAGGAAGGCAGGCCGCTGTCCCATGAGAAGCTGGGATGGCAGCGGTTTACGGATGAAATCATTGATGAGCTGGAGAAGCAGGATCAGCCGATCGTGTATCTGTTGTGGGGCAGCCGGGCGAGGCAGAAAAAGGAGCGGATCCACAACCCGAATCATCTGGTGCTGGAGTCGCCGCATCCGAGTCCCCTGTCGGCAAGCCGTGGGTTTTTCGGGAACGGGCATTTCCGGAAGGCGAATGAGTTTCTGGAAGCGCATGGGGTGCAGCCGGTGAACTGGACGAGAAGCACGCTCAAGTAGGAAGAGAATATGAAAAGGGCCTGTCAGATGGCAGGCTCAGAAACGTCAGTTATGTTCATATAAGTGGATAGTTGAGGTGATTTCCTCCAGCTGCGCTGTGACGCTTTCGGCATCATGGTCCTGGGACTGATCATACTGCACCAGGAGCAGGAGCAGCCTGTCCAGCTGGTCCAGGACAGACTGGGATTCACGGATATAGCCGCTGAATACGAGTTCCCTCTCTTTTGTGGGGGAATCACTGCCGAAGGCTGCCACAGCCCGCTGGCCCTGGTCCACATTGCCTGCAAGAACGGACAGAGCCGACTGCGCTGCACCGGAGAATCTGGCAGCGGTCAGGGAGCCGGCGCCAAAGAGAGTGTCCACAAGCTGGCGGATGCGGCTGAGCTTCTCCTGCCCGTCATGATTCAGCAGGACAAGCTGCTGAAGCTGTGGGGCATAGGGAGAATCCTGGGACTTTTCAGCCCCTGCCCGTGGTATGAGCAGCAGAATGATCATGAGGACCGAGGCCATCATGATGATTACGGAAGCCACCTGGACCCAGGTTCGCAGGGTGCTGGTGCAAGCCCAGCAGGCAAGCGCAAGACAAAGGGCAGAAATCACAATGTAAAGGGCACGGGATTTCCCGGTCATATCCTTGATTTTTTGCATACCATTATTGTACAGCGGGGAGGATATCATGAAGCAATTGCGGCCAGCAGTTATTTTGATTCCACTGCTTCTTGTCGCACTGGCACTGGCAGGGCTGACATGGAAAGACAGGCAGGCGCAGAAGGAACTGGCGGAACTATATACTCCTTCAGAGGTATGGCAAAGCGCAGATCCCAATGAGCTGTTCTCACCGGAAATCATCGGCGGATTCCAGAATGAGGATATGACTGTCATCACCATCAGGCAGAAAACAACCGTTCCCATGCAGACTGGCGCTCAGACGCTGTATCTGCGGGCAGGCAACACTGCCAGAAGCGCCGCCTATTTTCCGGCGACAAACAGCACTGATACGGTCTACAGCTACGCGGCTTTTGACGGCACATCTCTGGAAGATGCCCTGGCGGCGCAGATGGAGTATGGGACCGCTGAAGCGGGATATCTCAAGACTGACGACAGGGTGCATGAATGGGAAGTGGACTTTACGCAGGACAACGATATAATCAGCGGGCGGCTTCCGACGGATGCGTTTATGGAGCAGCCACTGGCGCCTCAGTTCAATATCCTGTTCATGCAGGGTAAGCAGGTCGTGTTCGCGGATGTTCTGAACGAGGAGATCGAGGTGGGCAGCCCGGTTAGGTTTGAGTACAGGCTTCCGTTTGTGCTGCCGGAGTTTGACAGGATCATAGTGAGGACGATGTAGGCGGCCGGAAAGGCCGCTTTTTTCAGATGAAATGTGAAACTCTCATAAAATGAAAGCCACGATTAAAAGGCCTCCTCTCGGGAGGTTTTTTAAATTTTCTGAATGCTTACATATTGTCTAAATCGTTGATATCGCTCCAGTTTGATATTCACATTGAGCAATTCCTATCTGGGCCAGTAACTGCTCTATCTTGTGTTTCATCTCATCATCTGTATTCTGCAGCATCTCTACGATCTCTTTTGCGGTCCTGATAATTGCCGGAGCATCTGTTGCCTCTGCTGATGTCTCCATACTCTGTTCCCGCTCACTCTGTTCTTTTTCCAATACCGCCGGGATCTGTTTCTTTCTCTCTTGGAAATATTCACCTGTCTGGAACATATGATAGGCAAGAACCATCATCTTTCTCGCAATCGCAATCAATGCGCGTTTTTTACCGCGTCGGGCTGCGATAGCCTCATACTTCCCCTTGAAATATGGGTGCTTCACTGCGTTCAGAGCACATTGAATCAACACAGGCTTTAGATAATATCCGCCTTTTCCAATTTTGACCGATTTATGTTTGTTGTTGCTCTGATTGCTTTGAGGGCACAGTCCACACCAGCTTATGAAGTGCTTCTCGTTCTTGAACTGTCCCATGTCTGTTCCTGTTTCGCTTAGTATCTGCATCGCCGAAAGCCCGGAGATTCCCGGGATGGAATCAAGCAAATCAAGATAGGACTTGAATGGTTCGAGAATTTCCGTCATCATTTGTTCGTAGCGTTGGATTTGCGCAGTGAGTCGGTCAACTCTTTCATACGCATTTTCAAGCTCGAATTTCTGGACGGAGGAGAACTTTGCACCAGCGAATGCTTTGCGAAGTTCTTCTTCTTTTTCTTTGCGCTCTTTATGGGTGGAGAACCGCATGATCCGGCAGCTTTTCCGTATCCGCTTTTTCACTTCCTCCAAATCCGGTTCCTCTGTCGTGAGCAGGTATTCGATCACACTTCGGGCCGACTCTCCTTCGATCCCGGAAAAAACAAGATCCATACGGATATTCGCTTCTGTCAGAATATTCCGGATCCTTCGGATCGTATCCCCTCTTTCCTGTACCAGTTTA includes the following:
- the ung gene encoding uracil-DNA glycosylase is translated as MTITNNSWDALIQREKEKEYLNDLDWALAREYKTKKIYPPKEQIFEALKKTPKENVKVVILGQDPYHGEGQAHGMAFSVNHGVKIPPSLRNMYKELENEYQVPFSRDGNLEDWAKDGVLLLNPILTVEEGRPLSHEKLGWQRFTDEIIDELEKQDQPIVYLLWGSRARQKKERIHNPNHLVLESPHPSPLSASRGFFGNGHFRKANEFLEAHGVQPVNWTRSTLK
- a CDS encoding IS110 family transposase produces the protein MAVRNRKPVCVGLDVHRNNVWACVTFKDPAKGKDGLVFVTKKFDSNHTDLASMCEWIYTTLPDLEDRAIDVYMESTGKYSTPVFDVCEEMGLKPHIVNPKHVRTIAGQKTDQKDCAWIAELGANGLLRESYIPVRELRESRRLSRSRTKLVQERGDTIRRIRNILTEANIRMDLVFSGIEGESARSVIEYLLTTEEPDLEEVKKRIRKSCRIMRFSTHKERKEKEEELRKAFAGAKFSSVQKFELENAYERVDRLTAQIQRYEQMMTEILEPFKSYLDLLDSIPGISGLSAMQILSETGTDMGQFKNEKHFISWCGLCPQSNQSNNKHKSVKIGKGGYYLKPVLIQCALNAVKHPYFKGKYEAIAARRGKKRALIAIARKMMVLAYHMFQTGEYFQERKKQIPAVLEKEQSEREQSMETSAEATDAPAIIRTAKEIVEMLQNTDDEMKHKIEQLLAQIGIAQCEYQTGAISTI